A section of the Sphingomonas ginsenosidivorax genome encodes:
- a CDS encoding DUF3772 domain-containing protein, translating to MTYRSMTRVRLIWLAVFTLFCTQAAAAQTAKGDPVADAVAQLAQASQDVQAADRMLDARLDEDGQRDLKARLAAARKAASDSADTLQAQITMVDARIAQLGPPTPGVAEAPDIAAQRKLLAQQRSTIDSAIKRERLLVIESKQIDDELDATIAARRGRRLAQQMPSILTPGFWGPLLQAIPGDVARTGQLARLGFATAVAGARGAHGWLALVGALVAILVLGPVRLRLRAVGRQYAIDNVPGHRVRRSGYALWRLVIGTATPALAALAFAWGLRAAGMVNARWEPIISALVPATVVAAFITALAGALLLRHQASWRLLPIDDTLADSLRPWSWWLAALALVDPVLLAVNDAARASRAAHTAADTAEAVLTLAVAIGALVTIVRRRRAARLALQAEGGEAASGFAHPTIALVALIVSAATIGAAIAILGGYIGLALWLMRSVIFWPAIVIGALYILLTVADDVATSLFAASSRPGILIGRSIGIRPSAIDQFGVLLSGVVRLMLVVLGLGAILTPFGAGFGSFFSQLGTLSDGLTIGQVTISPNAVLRALAVFVVGLALARGFLGWLNNRYLPTTELDDSARNSVGLVARYIGILIAVLWGLAALGIGLERIALLLSALSVGIGFGLQAITQNFVSGLILLAERPVKIGDLIRIGADEGDVKRISVRSTEIVLGDHSTLIVPNSKLITETVLNKTLSNALGRIQILFTVPLNTDPGPVRAIVLQAFADAEAVLDTPAPVVFLDGIVDGRIGFNCMAHVAGPREAYPTRSAVLMQVLQRFVAEGIDIGTPATRFELVGDKRTDGIA from the coding sequence ATGACGTACCGATCGATGACGCGCGTCCGCCTGATCTGGCTGGCGGTATTCACCCTGTTCTGCACGCAGGCGGCAGCAGCGCAGACCGCAAAGGGCGATCCCGTCGCCGACGCGGTCGCGCAGCTCGCGCAGGCGTCGCAGGACGTGCAAGCGGCCGACCGGATGCTCGACGCGCGGCTCGACGAGGACGGCCAGCGCGACCTGAAGGCGCGGCTGGCGGCGGCGCGCAAGGCGGCGTCGGACAGCGCGGACACGCTGCAGGCGCAGATCACGATGGTCGATGCGCGGATCGCGCAGCTCGGGCCGCCGACGCCGGGGGTCGCCGAGGCGCCCGACATCGCCGCACAGCGCAAGCTGCTGGCCCAGCAGCGCTCGACGATCGATTCGGCGATCAAGCGCGAACGACTGCTCGTGATCGAATCGAAGCAGATCGACGACGAACTCGACGCGACGATCGCGGCGCGACGCGGTCGGCGGCTCGCGCAGCAGATGCCGTCGATCCTGACGCCGGGCTTCTGGGGGCCGCTGTTGCAGGCCATCCCCGGGGACGTGGCGCGGACCGGCCAGTTGGCGCGACTCGGGTTCGCCACCGCGGTCGCGGGTGCACGCGGCGCGCATGGCTGGCTCGCGCTGGTCGGCGCGCTGGTCGCGATCCTGGTGCTCGGACCGGTGCGGCTGCGGCTCCGCGCGGTCGGGCGGCAATATGCGATCGACAACGTGCCGGGACACCGCGTGCGGCGGTCGGGCTATGCATTGTGGCGACTGGTGATCGGGACCGCGACCCCGGCGCTCGCGGCGCTGGCGTTCGCCTGGGGGTTGCGCGCCGCTGGGATGGTCAATGCGCGGTGGGAGCCGATCATCTCGGCGCTGGTGCCCGCCACCGTCGTCGCGGCGTTCATCACTGCGCTGGCGGGTGCGCTGCTGCTGCGCCACCAGGCGTCGTGGCGGCTGCTGCCGATCGACGATACGCTGGCGGATTCGCTCAGGCCGTGGAGCTGGTGGCTGGCGGCGCTGGCGCTGGTCGATCCGGTGCTGCTCGCGGTCAACGACGCCGCGCGCGCCAGCCGCGCCGCGCACACCGCCGCCGACACCGCCGAGGCGGTGCTGACGCTGGCGGTGGCGATCGGCGCGCTGGTCACGATCGTGCGCCGGCGCCGTGCCGCGCGCCTCGCGCTGCAGGCCGAGGGCGGCGAGGCCGCGTCGGGGTTCGCGCATCCGACGATCGCGCTGGTCGCGCTGATCGTATCGGCCGCGACGATCGGCGCGGCGATCGCGATCCTGGGCGGCTATATCGGGCTGGCGCTGTGGCTGATGCGGTCAGTGATCTTCTGGCCGGCGATCGTCATCGGTGCGCTGTACATCCTGCTCACGGTCGCCGACGACGTCGCGACCAGCCTGTTCGCCGCCTCCAGCCGGCCGGGCATCCTGATCGGACGCAGCATCGGCATCCGCCCCAGCGCGATCGACCAGTTCGGCGTGCTGCTGTCGGGCGTCGTCCGGCTGATGCTGGTCGTGCTCGGGCTGGGCGCGATCCTGACGCCGTTCGGTGCGGGGTTCGGGTCGTTCTTCTCGCAGCTCGGCACGCTGTCGGACGGACTGACGATCGGGCAGGTGACGATCTCGCCGAACGCGGTGCTGCGCGCGCTGGCGGTGTTCGTCGTCGGGCTGGCGCTCGCGCGCGGGTTCCTCGGCTGGCTCAACAATCGGTACCTGCCGACCACCGAGCTCGACGACAGCGCGCGCAATTCGGTCGGGCTGGTCGCGCGCTATATCGGTATCCTGATCGCGGTGCTGTGGGGGCTCGCCGCACTGGGCATCGGGCTCGAGCGGATCGCGCTGCTGCTGTCGGCGCTGTCGGTCGGCATCGGCTTCGGCCTGCAGGCGATCACGCAGAACTTCGTGTCGGGCCTGATCCTGCTCGCCGAGCGCCCGGTGAAGATCGGCGACCTGATCCGGATCGGCGCGGACGAGGGCGACGTGAAACGGATCAGCGTGCGCTCGACCGAGATCGTGCTCGGCGATCATTCGACGCTGATCGTGCCGAATTCGAAGCTGATCACCGAGACGGTGCTCAACAAGACGCTGTCGAATGCGCTGGGGCGGATCCAGATCCTGTTCACGGTGCCGCTGAACACCGATCCGGGGCCCGTGCGCGCGATCGTGCTGCAGGCGTTCGCGGATGCCGAGGCGGTGCTCGACACGCCTGCACCGGTCGTGTTCCTCGACGGCATCGTCGACGGGCGGATCGGCTTCAACTGCATGGCGCACGTCGCAGGGCCGCGCGAAGCCTATCCTACGCGCAGCGCGGTGTTGATGCAGGTGCTGCAGCGCTTCGTCGCGGAGGGGATCGACATCGGCACGCCGGCGACGCGGTTCGAGCTGGTCGGCGACAAACGGACCGACGGTATCGCGTGA